One part of the Chloroflexota bacterium genome encodes these proteins:
- a CDS encoding disulfide bond formation protein B → MQDARALLGRNILYLAWAQACIATFGSLYFSEVMKFPPCTLCWYQRILMYPLVLVIAVGILRRDAGVHQYVLPIAVLGLVISVYHNLLYFRIIPEEIQPCTVGIPCTTIQIEWFGFITIPLMSMTAFTVIAICMAIHRRMAAGT, encoded by the coding sequence ATGCAGGATGCGAGGGCGCTGCTCGGCAGGAACATTCTGTATCTCGCCTGGGCTCAGGCCTGCATCGCCACGTTCGGCAGCCTCTACTTCAGCGAAGTGATGAAGTTTCCGCCGTGTACCCTGTGCTGGTATCAGCGGATTCTGATGTATCCGCTCGTCCTGGTGATCGCCGTCGGCATTCTGCGCCGGGACGCCGGTGTCCATCAGTACGTTCTTCCGATAGCAGTTCTCGGCCTCGTGATCTCGGTCTATCACAATCTGTTGTACTTCCGAATCATTCCCGAGGAAATTCAGCCGTGTACCGTTGGCATCCCATGCACGACGATCCAGATCGAGTGGTTCGGGTTCATCACCATTCCACTGATGTCGATGACGGCGTTCACCGTGATCGCGATCTGCATGGCGATTCACCGCCGCATGGCAGCAGGGACGTAG